A region of the Octopus bimaculoides isolate UCB-OBI-ISO-001 chromosome 15, ASM119413v2, whole genome shotgun sequence genome:
TTTACCAAccttttattctaaatataatgaACCAGTTTCTTCAATGTATAGTATTGCTAAAGGAGTATTTCTTACCATGTTACATTATACCAGAATCTGGTTCTCATTATGTAGGTTGTTGTAAGGTAGCTATTTcagactgttttgttttttttcttttctattttaaaacttTGCTATGCATTTCATGCAAATGTATATGGTTTGTGCAATAGATGAGTATCTCTATATATTGGAGGAGGAGtgcatgtgcttttttttttcttcttgtcattAAAAAGTTGGACAAATATCTTTCCCATAGCCTCAAGTTAACCCATACCTTATGGGTAGAAATTATTAGACTGAAATAGTAAAGAagctcataaaatatatatatgtctgtatgcttgtGATTATGTTGTACATCTTTCTATAACTTAGTGGCTCAACAAACATTGGTAAATTAATGACTGGGGGTTAATATGGTCAATTAAACctttaaaggtggtgccccagcatggccacagttatgTGACTGGTAGAAGGATATGTTGGAAGTTTTTGtacttttgaattatatatacattgtacaaAGTAGAAATAATACTTAATtctgtttattatataatatttttctctctattttcagaAGAATTTCTCCACCAAAATGGCTGACACTGTATCTGAAGGAATTCTCCTTGGGCTTGGAAATCCTCTTCTTGACATTACTGTTGTTTGCCCAGACAACACATTACTCGATAAATATGGTTTACTAGCTAACAATGCTATCATAGCTACAGATATTCACCATCCTCTGTATGAGGAGATGGTGAAAAATTACAAACCGGAATATTTACCTGGAGGTGCCACCCTTAATAGTGTGCGTGTAGCACAGTGGCTTCTGCAGAAACCAAATGCTACCACATTTTTTGGTGGTGTAGGCCAGGATAAATATGCTGAGATTTTGAAAAAGAAGTCTATTGATGTTGGTGTGAATGTGTGCTATCAAGTCCACAGTGATGTTCAAACTGGTGTTTGTGGAGCAATAATAACTGGAGAAGACCGATCACTTGTAACAGAATTGGGGGCTGCCCAACACTTCTGTGTTGATTTCTTGAAAAAACCTGAGAACTGGAAGTTAGTAGAAGCTGCTCAGTGTTATTATGCTGGCGGGTTTATTCTCCCTGTTAGTAAAGAATCAGTTATTGCCCTAGCACATCATAGTACTGAGAATAAAAAGACTATGGTTATAAACTTGCATGCGACTTTCCTCTGCAGTATGTTTGCTGACCCCAAAATAAATATCTTACCTTACGTAGATATTCTTTTTGGTAACAGTGATGAAGCTGCTGAATTTTGTTCTATAATGGGATTCCCGAATAAGGACTTGAAGCAAATGGCGCTACAGGTGGCGGCATTGCCAAAAGTTAATTCAGAAAGAGAGCGCATTGTTGTTTTTACCCAGGGCAGGGACCCCACTATAGTAGCACAAGGAGGAAAAGTATCTGAATATCCAGTGGAATCTGTAGACCATGATCTTATTAAAGATACAAATGGTTGTGGGGATTCTTTTGTTGGTGGATTCTTGTCCCAATGGGTTCTTGGCCGCTCAGTACAGGATTGTGTCAGGTGTGGTTTTTATGCTGCCAAAGTTGTCATTCAGCACTATGGTTGCCAATATCCAGTGAAaccaaattttgtttaaacatccTCCTTCTTATAAAATTATTGCTCTTTTGAGATGGTCAGAAGCCCTCTGAGGcttcttttttaaattacttAAGAATTAAGGATAAAATTCGAAGAAGTgactttttgt
Encoded here:
- the LOC106880614 gene encoding uncharacterized protein LOC106880614 isoform X1; translation: MRLTRSLLGYFKRYVDHEIATTKGRSVYKNVYGWKRIQFDNKPWVYGEDRPWTDAAKHMNLTKNAKATKLRRTLVEPIKDWLIFRGDRKNFSTKMADTVSEGILLGLGNPLLDITVVCPDNTLLDKYGLLANNAIIATDIHHPLYEEMVKNYKPEYLPGGATLNSVRVAQWLLQKPNATTFFGGVGQDKYAEILKKKSIDVGVNVCYQVHSDVQTGVCGAIITGEDRSLVTELGAAQHFCVDFLKKPENWKLVEAAQCYYAGGFILPVSKESVIALAHHSTENKKTMVINLHATFLCSMFADPKINILPYVDILFGNSDEAAEFCSIMGFPNKDLKQMALQVAALPKVNSERERIVVFTQGRDPTIVAQGGKVSEYPVESVDHDLIKDTNGCGDSFVGGFLSQWVLGRSVQDCVRCGFYAAKVVIQHYGCQYPVKPNFV
- the LOC106880614 gene encoding uncharacterized protein LOC106880614 isoform X2 is translated as MADTVSEGILLGLGNPLLDITVVCPDNTLLDKYGLLANNAIIATDIHHPLYEEMVKNYKPEYLPGGATLNSVRVAQWLLQKPNATTFFGGVGQDKYAEILKKKSIDVGVNVCYQVHSDVQTGVCGAIITGEDRSLVTELGAAQHFCVDFLKKPENWKLVEAAQCYYAGGFILPVSKESVIALAHHSTENKKTMVINLHATFLCSMFADPKINILPYVDILFGNSDEAAEFCSIMGFPNKDLKQMALQVAALPKVNSERERIVVFTQGRDPTIVAQGGKVSEYPVESVDHDLIKDTNGCGDSFVGGFLSQWVLGRSVQDCVRCGFYAAKVVIQHYGCQYPVKPNFV